Below is a genomic region from Naumannella halotolerans.
CGGAGCGCAGCTCGTCAACGACGTCTCCGGCGGGCTGGCCGATCCGCAGATGCTGTCGGTGGTGGCCGATCTCGATGTGCCCTGGATCTGCATGCACTGGCGAGGTCATGCCACGCAGATGGTGCACAACGCCGTCTATGACGACGTGGTGAGCGAGGTACGCGATGAGCTCGCCGCCCGTCTGGAGGCCGCCATCGCAGCGGGGGTGGACGAGCAGCGGATCGTCCTCGATCCGGGTCTGGGCTTCGCCAAGACCGGTGAGCACAACTGGCAGCTGCTCGGCCGGATCGACGAGTTGCAGAGCCTGGGCCGGCCGATCCTCATCGGTGCCTCGCGCAAACGCTTCCTCGGTGACCTGCTGGCCGACCGCCGGCGACCGCGTCCGCCGGCGCAGCGCGACGCCGCGACGGCAGCGGTGACCGCGCTGGTGGCTGCCCGAGGAGTCTGGGGGGTACGGACGCATACGGCAGCAGAGCATCGGGATGCGATCGCGGTCGCCGATCAGGTCGTCGCCCACCGGTGAGGCTGAATCCGGGTGCGGGCTGAACCCGGGTGGGGTGTGGACGCCCTGCGGCGGTGCAGGCACCCTGGGCTAGGGTCGGCTCGGCAGTCCGACCGGGCTGCCCGGTCCCGAACGAGAGGGTGAGGAGCAGTATGGAGACCCCCGCCGATGCTGGCCCCCCGACGCCCACCGGCCCCGAACGGCCTGTCGGCGGTGACCGGATCGACCTGGTCGGCATCACCGGTTACGGCTACCACGGGTTCTATCCTGCCGAGCGTCGGCAGGGCCAGCGCTTCGTGGTCGATCTGCGGTGCTGGCTGGACCTGTCGCCGGCAGCGGCGACTGATGATCTGGCCGAGACCATCGACTACGCTGGCTTGGCGGCTGCCGTCGTTGGCGACATCGAGGGTGAGCCGGTGGACCTGCTGGAAACCCTGGCGACCAGGATCGCCGATCGGTGTCTTCACGATCGACGCGTTCGACAGGTCGCCGTGACCGTTCACAAACCGGATGTTCAGATGCCGGTGCCGGTAGCCGATGTTGCCGTCACGGTGCAAAGGAGTGCTGATCGATGACCAGTCCCAACCCGTTCGCTATCGACGCCGACACCCTCAGCGGGATGAAACCGATCCGGCAGGTGGTGCTCTGCCTGGGATCCAGCCTGGGGGACCGTCAGGCCAATCTCTCCGGCGCGATCAAGGCATTGGAGGACACCCCCGACCTGCGGGTCGTCGACATCTCCTCGGTGTACGAGACCTCCCCGGTGGGCGGTTCGGAGGGTGACCCGGACTTCCTGAACGTGGTCGTCATCGCCGACACCGCCATGCAGTCGCGGACCCTGCTGGAGCGCGGGATCGCGATCGAGGACGCCTTCGGCCGGACCCGCGAGGAGCGGAATGCGCCGCGGACCCTCGATGTCGACCTGATCGTGGTGGGCAACGAGGAACTGGACAGCGAGGACCTGACGATCCCGCATCCGCGGGCACATGAGCGCGCCTTCGTGCTGGTGCCGTGGCTGGAGATCGAGCCGGCCGGGACGATCCCCGGGCATGGCGCGATCGGTGACCTGCTCGCCGACCTCGACACCAGCGGTGTCGTCCGGCGCGACGACCTGGAGTTGGAGCACTGACCGAACCGCGTTCATCACAGCCTCCCGACCGGGGCCGACCCGATCCCGCGGGGACAGGTCTGCGGCTGACCCCGCCGATGCACCTGGTCGCCGCCGCGGCGGTCGGTGCAGTCGGTGCCTGGGCACTGGCCAGTCTGGTCGAGTTGCTCAGCGGCCTGCCGTTGCAGCTGACCTGGCCGGGGGCGGTGGTGCTGCTGGTGATCGGTGGTTGCATCTCCGCGATCGCCGCCGGGGCCTGGTTGCGGCTGCGCCGCGATCGGGTACGTACCGAGCCGGCTCGCGCGGTGGCACTGCTGGCGCTTGGCAAGGCGGCCGCCCTGGGTGGGGTACTGATGGCCGGTGGCTATCTGATGTTCGCCATGCTCTCGGTGCCCGATCTGGCCCTACCGGCTGCTCGGGATCGTGTGCTGCGTGCCTCGGTGGCGATGATCGGCGGACTGATCGTGATGGTCGCGGGCCTGGTGCTGGAACGCGCCTGCCGGGTGCCGGAGGACGGCGACGACGATGCCGAGGACCAGCCCGAGCTGTGAGCCCGGCTGTGGATCAGCCGTGAATGAACCCTCAGCATGATGTGCCACGCCGAGGAGATGCCACAGAATTCGGGGTATTCGGTCTACTGTGATGCTCGTGACCACACAGCGCAGAAACCTTCCCACACGCGTGCGGTGGACCGCCCAGATCGTCCTGGCAGTGGCAGCCGTCCTGGCCGTCGCCGCGGCGTTCGGTCAGGTCTGGATCGTCCGAGCCGGCGTCGCCATTGCGATCATCGGTGGTGTCGCCGCTCTGTGGGTGACGATTGTCCAAGCCCGCAAGGCCGCCCAGCAGGCTGCGGAGGAGAACCGCGAGCAGTTGCGCCGGGAGGCCTCCGCCCGGAGCGCGGAGCGGGCGCAGTCCCAGGATGTCCTCGACGTGCTGTCCCACTACAACGACGATCTCGCCGCGGTGAACGACCGCCTGGACGAGCAGCGTCGGCACGCCAACTCCGAGATCGTCGGTCTGAAGCGCCGGATCGCCGTCCTGCAGACCGAGGTGTCGACCTTGCGCGGTGACAATGCGGTGCTGCAGACCAAGCACGAGGATCGTCGGATCGAGATCGCCGAACTCACCGATCTGCTGGTGGCCAAGGAGCTCGAACTCGCCGAACTGCGGGGCGAGGAGCCCGAGGCGTCGGTGCTCGAGCTCGCCCGTTCGGCCGGCGACCCCGCCGCCGACGATCGTTGGTCGGCCGACACCGAACACCCGACCGTGGCCAACATGGCTGCCCTGAAGGCGGCCGAGCGGTCGGTCTCCGCGGAGCTGCCACAGGCCAAGGAGGCCTGAGCGCACAGTCGTACCTTCGACGCACAGGTCGGTTCGACCAGGGTCCCGGGAATTGTTCCGGGGCCCTGTTCGTTTTGCGTCACCGAAGGGTTCCCCACAGATTCTGCGAGTTTTCTCGGGGATCATTTGTCGGCGAACAATCCATATGGCACCATCAATCTCGGCAGAATTTCGAATTTCAGAAGGAGAATTCCGTGGCACAACGGGTTCAGATTATTCTTGAGGACGACCTGGACGGTTCTTCGGCGACGGAGACCATTCGCTTCGGACTTGACGGGGTCGACTACGA
It encodes:
- the folP gene encoding dihydropteroate synthase, with product MGIVNVTPDSFSDGGRWFDHAAAIAHARSLVADGASIVDVGGESTRPGAERVDAEEELRRVKPVIAELAAAGIAVSVDTTRAEVAAEAVAVGAQLVNDVSGGLADPQMLSVVADLDVPWICMHWRGHATQMVHNAVYDDVVSEVRDELAARLEAAIAAGVDEQRIVLDPGLGFAKTGEHNWQLLGRIDELQSLGRPILIGASRKRFLGDLLADRRRPRPPAQRDAATAAVTALVAARGVWGVRTHTAAEHRDAIAVADQVVAHR
- the folB gene encoding dihydroneopterin aldolase codes for the protein METPADAGPPTPTGPERPVGGDRIDLVGITGYGYHGFYPAERRQGQRFVVDLRCWLDLSPAAATDDLAETIDYAGLAAAVVGDIEGEPVDLLETLATRIADRCLHDRRVRQVAVTVHKPDVQMPVPVADVAVTVQRSADR
- the folK gene encoding 2-amino-4-hydroxy-6-hydroxymethyldihydropteridine diphosphokinase is translated as MTSPNPFAIDADTLSGMKPIRQVVLCLGSSLGDRQANLSGAIKALEDTPDLRVVDISSVYETSPVGGSEGDPDFLNVVVIADTAMQSRTLLERGIAIEDAFGRTREERNAPRTLDVDLIVVGNEELDSEDLTIPHPRAHERAFVLVPWLEIEPAGTIPGHGAIGDLLADLDTSGVVRRDDLELEH
- a CDS encoding DUF3180 domain-containing protein — translated: MHLVAAAAVGAVGAWALASLVELLSGLPLQLTWPGAVVLLVIGGCISAIAAGAWLRLRRDRVRTEPARAVALLALGKAAALGGVLMAGGYLMFAMLSVPDLALPAARDRVLRASVAMIGGLIVMVAGLVLERACRVPEDGDDDAEDQPEL